ctcacacactgccctccccctccccctccccctcacacactgtcctccccctccccctccccctcccctcacactgtcctccccctccccctccccctcccctcacacactgccctccccctccccccccctcacactgcccctccccctcccctcacactgcccctccccctccccctcccctcacacctctTGTAAAAGTGATTTACAATTGGCATCAGTTTCCAAAATTAAAAATAAACCTGcatttttcatttcagatttccagcattggaGGTGTCAGGCAGTAGTCTTTGATTCTGGTTTGTGCTGGAAGCATGGTTACCCCCCGGCCATTCACAAATCAGGCCTGCTCATACTTAAAGAGGAATAGCACTTGGTGCTAGGCTTGGGGTTTCAGAATGAAATAGCTTTGTCACCTTACCTCCCAAGCACCGTGGAGGCCACTGCTACTTATTCATGAGTACCACTGACCAACTTTGTATTACCAGGTTTAAAAGGTTCTCTGTTGAGATATAAACATATCCCATCCATTTAGTTTATTTCACATATTTGTCTTTTTCTCACTCTTCCCATATCTATAAATGTATAAAAGGACTTGTGTCTGTGTGCACTTGCTGTCAACTTTAATTATAAATTCCAATACAGCATCCACATTTATCATGGGAACATGCCGCATGTAACTACACATTCTCACCAGTGCTGGCACTATAGTGCTTCAGTTTTGTCTAGTAATCCCCGGGCCTGTACTGCAGTACGACTCCTGTACTCCATTCGACTCTACCATTCTGCTTCTCAAATTGGTTTCTGTTTTGCTATTTAACTTTAACTCTGTTATATCTGTGTGCACTTCCTGCCAACTTTTTCCATCGTCAGTTCCTATATCCACAATTATAATGGAAACAGCTTATGTTAACTTGTCTCACTATAGTTACGCTCTCCAACAAGTGGTGGTGCTGCAATGCCGCCATTAGCCATATACACACACAGGGTCTGATTTTGCTGTAGCAGAACATCTAACAGCCtttgccgttagttagacttgcacTTGCATCGTTAaaccattgaattacaatatgtagATGACTCTTGCATTTGTGtatactcggagtccgaactccaaaccatcgttgacaccttcactgaagcgtacaagagtttgggcctcacattaaacatcagtaagacaaaggtcctctatcaacctgtcCCCGcatcacagtactgctccccgattatcaagatccacgatgaggccttggacaatgtggaccacttcccataccttgggtgcCAACTACCAGCAAGGgctgacatcgatgacaaagtccaacaacaCCTTCAGTCGCCTGATGaatagagtgttcgaagaccaggatctcaaacccggctccAAGCTCATGACctatagagcagtagtgatgcttgccctcctatgtgcttcagaggcacggactatgtacagtaggcacctcaaatcactggagaagtaccaccaatgctgcctccgcaaaatcctgcaaattcattggcaggataggcacaccaacgtcagcgttctttctcaggccaacatccccagcattgaggtatTGACCATGCTCGACCCGCTCCGGTGGCTGCATTATCCGCATGCCCAGTGTTCGACTCCCGAAACGAGCACTCCAAGATACGTCGgaggcaggtgagccccaggagaacagagaaaacgcttcaaggacaccctcgaacccgccttgaaaaaatgcaacatccccactgacatctgggaatccttgacccaagaccgctcaaagtctaGGAGGAACatctgagaaggcaccgaacacttcgagtctcttcaccgggagcacgcggaagccaagcacaaaaagtggaAGGAGCATACGAGAAATCAAGCACCCTATCCAACCGtctctccaaccaccgtctgccccacctgtgacagagactgtgggtcccgcattggtctctttAGTCACCTTTAGAAATCATTGAAATGTGGAAGcatatcatcctcgactccggtggactgcccaagaagaagcatCGTTTAGCACGGTGCATCAAGGGAAACGAGGCTTTTGGGACTAActctctatctccttaaccaaccagattgaaggattgagaaataaacagcacaaggactgagaaggaagtgtaaattagagtgggtgaatccaAAATCAAataaggtacataaagggagggaaagaaagattggattgtgagagggagggaaaagagacagaaaggaaaagtaacttttttttttacattgacaTTCTTAaagtctccaacaacaattaatatATGAAGGAATAGTtattttcagtgccagaaaggttgattggcagtaattaacaattatcatgcCATTAAAAGGATACCTGCGCCTGTAATGACTAGACTTCACTTTTTATGGCGAGTTTTATTTTTATCTACTGCGCAGATACAGCgacttcacaccattcaatgcatttTAATAGTGAGGCAGCCAGCGAAATGCTGTTTTGCGAAGCTAACAGCAGAGCAGTGTAAAACGGACAGCATCTTCTGGATTTTCACATTTAATCTCGCATCTGTTCCTCGCCTGAAGCTGCTGTACCTTTTACACATAAATAAAGGAAAGGATCGCTATCCTCtctccattattttgacagcaaaatctggccaatACAGTTTGTTTTATCCAGAATATTTTGTATGAGCAATTAGAGGAAATATTGTTGGAGGTTGAAATAAAATCTATTTTCGTCAGGTGagaggtcatcaatctgaaacgttaactctgtttctctctctacagatgctgcctgacctgagtgtttccagcattttctgtttgtatttcagatttgcagcagtattttgcttttgtatccattGTAGTGAGACTGTTATCATTGTAATCATTCCCACAtatacatttttagtaatattttgtCTATCTGAATATAAATATTTAAGCTGAAAAGTGGGCAGGAGTGCAACAAGATaaaatagtttcccatcccccccaAAATAACTTGGGTAACAAATTATGGACATATAATTTAAGCCCTATTTCCTCTCTCTAAGGAGTCCTAATATTTTCTTTAGGCCCTCATCAGTTTTCCAATGCTGCAAGATATCTAAGCTGGGAAAATTGAATACTTGATCAGCACCATCACCAAAAGAGATGGAAATTTGTGAGATTTCTTAAGGAACTGCTCACTAACaaatgggggcggggtggggtggggtggagtggggtggggaatGTGACTGATTCAGTTTTTAATATCAAATTTATATAGGATTTTGTCTACCAAAGTTTTGATTTCCAATTAGAGGAGGTGAGACAACACAATATAATCATCTAGCTTTCATTCTGTATCTGGAGAAAGAAGAGGGTATGTGGTGATAGAACCTTGAAGTAATGCTTTCTTGTTGGATATTTTTTATGGTGAAGTTTGGGTTGTTTAGAAAAGAAAAGATCTGTGTGGTTTAATTCTGTATGTATTAGTGAACATAGCTCTCTTTTTCAACATTCTATTATGTGTTTTCAGTGAAAAGGATCTTGATGAGGTTCTTCAAACTCACACAGTATTTACAAATGTATCAAAAGGACAGGTGGCAAAGAAAGAGGATTGTGTTGCAGCATTTCAGACCGACGAACTGACTGAAATATGTAAACAGGTCTGTTTTTAGAAACTAAAACAAGTTGCCTTGCAAAGTATAACTTTAAATATTCAGCATAAACTCAACTTTTGAATTAATTTATTCACAGAATTTTAAAACAATTGACAGTGAATTAGAATTATGCTAATGATCTGTGATTACTCACAGTAAAATTGAACAATAGGCATGCAATTATGTCTAAATATAATTTGACACAGGTAAATGAGATAAATATATGTAAATGTAAGAATTATGAAAAAAACTTATATTGTAAATGGAGAAATTTATATAACTATGCTATAATTTCttaatttttttatatatatatatctgataTATTACATGTTTTTTGTTTATAGAATGTTGTGCAATATGAGCCTAATTGGGATTTCCAATGTGTCTAATTGTATTCCTGATTAGTAAATTTAAAAAATGTCTAAAAGACACTGTCATTGAGCATGTGATCTCAAGGGGTAAGTGTTGTTTGGTTTGGCAACATTAAGTCCTGTAATTTGGTGGCCCTGGGAAGGACCTCTTGGGATCCTCTGGTTTGGCAGTACTGTGGAAGGGAGTCTGGCCCTGGGCAGAAATGGAATTTGGAATTTATCTATCACAAACCATTGTTGAATTTGTAAATTAATTTGAAACGCAAATTATATATTTGCTTGAAAAAGATGATTCTTAAAGATAAGTGATAAGGTTAAATATAAAATTATTTTACATCTATAAATTTAATCCAAGTAAAGAAATAAACAAACTGCGTAAATACAGATTTCATTCTGTCCATGACCCTCCAGTACAATTTATTTGTACTTTCTTGGaaagtggatgatgtgtggaagttGCAACCAGCATACGTTTGCGAATGGCTAGTCTTTCAGAAATTACCTCAGCAAGCATTTGTGTGAGATGAGTCCCAAAGTGTATTTTTGGGGGATTAAAAAACAGTTTGCAAAATAGTTTACATTTGTTACCTGATTATTGCACAAATAATAATTAATTACTCCACAGTCTTGAACTGGCTGGGTTTGATGCATTTGAGTAAGTTATCATATTTTGTCCCTCCTCCCTTCTGGGAAGGATACCGTACATTTCTGGATGGCTCGTTCACTGAGAAATGAATGGAAGTGATTAGTTTAATTTAGCGCACTAAAAATTGAGATTTTACACACTGGCTGTGATGCCACAGAGATAGCAATGTTATATTGTGAAGTGCTTACAGTAGTAACATGAATAAATGTTGAATCAGGGATATTGTAGACTCTGTCTGTTCCCAAGCTACCTctaaccagtaatgttaaagtgtaATAAACAGTAATGGGGAAAGAGACTGATGAGAATAAATATGATGCCTCTCTTCACAACATTCAGAATTATGTCAGTTTAGTGGATCAGTTCCCATTTAGATATCAAAATTACATTTCAAATACAGATCTAAGTGTTTTCTTTTCCAGATTCTGGCGAAGGGTGAATTGCAAGTATCTGATAAGGAGCGGCATGCACAGCTCGAACAGATGTTCAGAGACATAGCGACTATAGTAGTAGAGAAATGTGTCAACCCTGAAACTAAGAGACCTTACACTGTGAATCTAATTGAGCGAGCGATGAAAGACATCCACTACTCTGTGAAAGCCAACAAGAGTACAAAACAGCAGGTAAACGTGAGGCATTGACTGGGGAAGAATGGATTTGAATTTACAGCTGTCGACAAGCCAGAATATCTGTTTTGATAGTCATGGTTCCCAGTAATGAGATTGAAACTTCCAAAAGGTATTGAAGTTGCTGTCTTGTTCAGAACCACTTCAGCTATATATTACGTGCAATATCCAGCAATAGGAGCTTTATTTAACACGATTAGAATAGTGTTTTTTCTATATTTTgcaaatatgtattttttttacaTTACTACAACATCTATCTGACTTTGCTGTTTTATACCATTTGACTGCTTTTTGTAAGTTGCTCTCGTTTTTAGTTACACATTGGAAAGATATTTCTGTTTGACTCAGTTGTTTAGCACTCTTGCTTCTCAAAGTGatgtggttcaagccccactgcagacTTTTAATCATTCTCTGGATTTGGGCGTCACCTGCAAGgctgggatttattgcccatccctagttcctCTGATGAGGTGGTGGTTGGCCATCTTCAGCTACAGATGTAAGCATATAATGTAGATTGAcagtccactgcagtactgagggagtactgcattgttggaggtgctgccttttggatgaaatATTCAACCAAGACCACACTGCCTGCTCAATCGGATGTAAAAAATGTCAGTGATATTTGAAGAAATGTTCTTCCCAATGTTctagccaacattcttccctcaaccaacagcacaaatagcagattatctcgtcattcatTCATTTGCTATTTTCAGGATTTTGCTATGTGCCAAGTTTGACTGTatttgactgcacttcaaaagtaatccactgGTTATAAAGCACACTGGGACATCTTGATAACATcttacggtgctatataaatgcaattgcttttttaaatgtatttataaaGGTATCAAATGTATAAATTGGGAATGGGGAACCAATAGAAGTCAAACATGCACAAGTTATACTTTGAGATTGACACTACAACTCTATCAATACTGTACAGTAATTGAAACAAAACTCATTGTTTTGAACTGGTTTCTCCATGGCTtcctctagaagatttatcaatatTGCCATAAATTGCACCCGATAAAATGATCCAATGTTACATTAGAAATAATGTATTTTTCATCTCCCCATATATAAAGGCACTAGAAGTAATAAGACTGCTAAAGGAGAGTATGCAGATTGAACGTGCTCACATGAGACTGCGACTCAGGCTCCCAGTAAAGGATGGAAAGCGCCTGAAGGAAAAGCTGAAGCCACTGATTAAAATGATGGAAAGTGAAGAATTTGCTGAAGATTTAGATATTGTAAGTTTCACCAGCATTCTTAGTTTACTGACACACAAATCAATGGCGTTGATTATGATATTTTTTATGGAAAGATATTTTATCCCCAAACATTGGTAAAAAATCTTGTATTTGCATGTAATTAAAATGGAATTTGATTTATTCAACCATCATAAATAAGTGGGCCTAAATATAAATGGATTGAGTTGCAGAAAGCAATTATCAAAACACTAGTCAAAATCCCTTAATGCCATGTAATAAAAGCAAAATTTGACATTCAATCATAAAACTATGGCCTTGATAATGTTTGGGAAATACTGATTCCAGGAAGTAAAAGCATATAAAGGTGATCAAGGGGGAAAATTGAATTATTTGCAGCGCAAGCCACACAGATCAGAAAGTCTCGGTTTAATGCCCTGTCTGTACTGACTTAGCAGATCTTAGCTGGGGCAGCAAACAGGGTCCTCAGCTGCTCTGGGCTAGCGAGGAGGTGGTCCGATggattcccactcctgattgctctTTAATGACTTTTGCTAGCAAAGGTACCTGTGTGGCTATTAAGTGATAACACATTGGGTTTAGCTGTGGTTCTCCCCAGCCTACTAACATTTATGGTATCGGCTCACACATGACAAATAGCCTGTTGGGTGTAAGCAAACCCTTGCAAGAGTTAGTGCATTTAATAGAGGATGGCAGAGAAATAAATGCAGTACCTTAGAAGCCCTGTTTAAGTTCAATATATTTTCCCAAAACAACCTTACACTAATTAATAGTATTAGGTGTGGTCTATGTGAGATCTGCAGAAATTGAATACTTTGAAAATGGACCATTAGCATGAAATTtctttgatgggggtgggggaggtgttaTGAAGATGGTGATTCCAAAAAAAGAGGTTCGAACAAAAATGAGGTTTAAAGACAAGGCACATGATAGTGATAATACCCATGAGAGTTATAAAAGTGACTGAAATGAAACAACATAGAATAGGAAGGCTGAGGAGTGTATGACAGACAGATAATCAACACAAAAGGTAATAGGAAATTTTATAAACACTTAAGAATAGTCTTGGAAGGATGAAGATCGGCCATCTTGTGTTATTGGATAGCTCCATTTGCAAAGCCAGCACCAGTACAGATGTGATGAGCCAAATAGTTTTCTGCTGTGCTGCTATTTCTCATTTTTCTAGTTGTGGTTTATGTTATTTCTGGTTTGACTTTAGGTGTGTTTGATTGATCCTGGCTGCTTCAGAGAAATTGATGAACTTATCCGACGTGAAACAAAGGGAAAGGCTTCCTTGGAAGTTCTCAGCTTAAAGGAAGTGGAAGAAGGAGATGAGAAATTTGAATAAGTTCATGAGAATTTTGGTCTTGCAGAAACAATATACTAAAGCCACACAACCATGTTAACTGTTTTCTTAAACTATATTTGTACCAATAAGTATTCATTTCACTTGTATAATGAGACCATGTTGTCTTCAATGGGAGccaccatgaatgaataaattagcAGTTACAATTTTCAATCCTTAACCCCATCAATTAATATTCTTTACAAAATGTATTCTGTCTGATTTTTTTTCCTTTAAATATATATAATTAAAATCTATTGAAGTCTTGATGTAGTTTCATGCACTGACTTTTATTTATTAGTATGCATTCATATGGCAGtggtggggtgccgatcaagcaggttgctttgtcctgcaTGATGTTGAGCTGCTTGTGTTGTTGgaactacactcatccaggcaagcagtGAGCATTCTGAAACACTACTGACTTGTCTTGTAGGTGGAAGGGAGttaggtgagtcactcactgcagaatacccagcctctgatctcttatagccacagtatttatgtggctggtccaattacatttctggtcaatggtgggggatttgatgatggcagtgccattgaatgtcaagggaaggtggcctggcacttatgtggcatgaatgttacttgccacttatcagcccaagcctggatgttatccagCTCTTTATACACgcaggcatggactacttcattatttgaggagttgcaaatggaagtgAATATTGCAATCAGCAGTGAACACCCCTACTTCTGACTTTATAATAGAGGGAAGATCAttaatgaagcagttgaagatggttgagcctaggtcaCTTCTCTGAGGAATGCTGCAGCGATGTCATGGTGGCCaagtggtccatctggttttattataCTTATTTGAAGCAGTTTGATgccactgagtggcttgctaggccattgctgtgggtctggagtcacatatagggcaggTGGCAAGGACAGCAGTTTTTCTTCcttcaaggacattagtgacccagttgcaattttacaacaatccaatcgcttcatggtcaccattattgctttttattccagatttatttaatttttgtaaaactgaattcaaattcacaaactatCATGGGGGATTTGAACTCATCTTCAGCCGCTTAATCCAGCActctggtttactagtccagtaacataaccactacactactatacCTGGAATGTAAGGAATAAGCCTGTTTAAATAAAACACATTCACTGCATATCAGGACCTACCTAAACATGTTTGTGCCAGTGATAGGGTTAAACAGGAAATCAATGTAATTGCACAAATTAAGGTATTTATCAACATTTTCTTTTATAGCCCTCTGAGGGTGAGAGTTCAGTGTTCTAATAGTAGACATGCTTAATTGACTAGGTGAAGTGCAACAAAGGAGATACTGCTGTGTATCCATGGGAGGAAACCTCACAAAAGTGTGTCATAAGGAGGGAGATGTTAGTGGCATTGAGTGCCACCTCACCCGCCAAGAACTGCAACAATGCCAGAAAAAGTTCAGGAACCTGACAGGTCATACATGCAGCCCCTTCCAACTCTCACTACACATGTCTATGTATCCTGCCAGCACTCATTTTCCCTGCAGCATTCCAGCTTGTTGACATCAGGGATGCATTGTCTTGAGAAGCACAGCCCTGTCACACGGTCTGCTTCGGCCTTGCAGGAGGAGATGCAGAGAATGGCTGGCACAGGCAGACCAGTGGTGAGGTGAAGGCCCCAAAATCAGGCAGCTAACTTACTGAGGCACGTGTCACAATTTTCTTGTGGAGGCACTCTACACTGGCAACAGAGAAGTTGGGTATCTATCAGTTAAAGCTGCATCTTCTCACTGTCTTGCTTTTCCATCTTTTACTGCAGCAGCACAGGCTGCCTTCCATCATGCAACTTCCTGTTATTCCTGCAATTCTACATTTCTCTGGATGTGTTCATTCTAAACTTGTTTCTGAAGATTAATCACAAgaacaagaggaggaggaagaaattaTGTTTTGTCCCTTTGCATTAGGGCAGGGGCCCAGTTTCAAGCATACCATCTTTATTTCCATTCCCCCAGTCACCATCCAAGGGACATTCTCCCAGGGGAATAAGCTTTGGTACTGTGTAAGTCAGAGCACAAAGGGGCCAGATCAGGGGATAGTACAAGTGGAGCCTACCAATCCcaaggatgtagtgtatttggattttcaaaaaaacatttgataaagtgccacccaAGAGGTTATAactcaaaattagggctcatgggattgggggcaatatatcaaATGTTAACAGGAATGAACagatcattttcaggatggcaggctataactaatggggtaccacaaggatcggtgcttgggcctcagctatttacaatctgtatcaatgacttacatgaggggacagagtgtaatctaTCCagctttgctgacgatacaaagctaggtgggaaagtaagctatgagtaggatgtaaagaggctgcaaagggatatagacagattaagtgaatgggtaagAACATGACAGACAGGACATAATGAGGAGCAGTGTGAAGttagcactttggtaggaaaagtagaaaagtatttttttttaaatggtaagaaactgggaaatgttggtattcagtgttggtattcagagggacctgggtgtacaCTGATCACAGAAagtgaacatgcaggtacagcaagcaattcggaaagcaaatgggaggatgtttcacctggctggggagtctagaactagggttacagtctcagaataaggggtcagccattcaggCCTGaggggagaaatctcttcactcagagggttctgaatctttggaattctatactcgagagagctgtggatgctgattcgctTGAGTGTAtgcaagatcaatagatttttggatactaagggaatcaatggatatggggagtgtgggaaggtggagttgaagtaaattggccatgaccttattgaatggaaaagcagacttgaagggctgaatgacctattcctcctatttcttatgagacaGCCCTTGGAAGAATAGCTCATTGGCCTTGCTCTGAAAAAGATGGTCAAGCAAGCACCACACCTATTTTCAAACATTGAGGACAATCTTCCAGGATGTGTAGCAGATGGCAAGAGTCATGGTTGAGTCCACTATCGTCCTATGCGACATCAGGGAAGTTTTATCCTCATGGAAGCTCCAGCCATATCTACAACGGTCTCTCCTAGCATGAGTGGCCCAGGGCAGAGACTTTGAGGTCTTAGGGGATAGACCGCAAAAAGTGTTGGGGTAGAAAAATCTTGTGTATATTATATAGTTCCTGGAAGCgtcaggagaggcccagtcgtcgccGCTGGAGGGGTCCGATCACCACTGGAGGCTCACCTGGCGTCGTCGAGGATCAGGGATCGGGTGGGGCAGGGCAGCTGAGTCGACTTTGAAGGAGCAGATCGCCAGAGAAGGACGCCGAAGGAGGGAAGGGGTCCAGGTCCAGGTTGCTGTTGCAGCAGGAGGCTCGGTCGTCATTGGTGGTCCGGTCGTCGTCGTTGTTAAGGAGGAAGATTCATGCCCAAGGTAGTCCCGAATTTATGGATTATAGGAAAAAGGGTTTAAGATAAAATTTAAGAAAATATAcctcctattagggtctattaaggTTAGGGAAAGTttagagagtgggaggggaggaggttgaGCGTGAAAGTTGGCAGATGGTTCAAGATTCTGAAGTTAAGTTTGTTTTCTCAGGGGAGCTCCTCAGAGACTGCAGCCATCTTAAAGGatgtctcagagatgcagtgatcgtgtccatttttaaaaaggggaacaaattcgACTGTggcaactgcaggggaatctccctgctatcagccactgggaaggttgttgctaaagtcctcctcaaccatgcccagcccttatacatggcctttttcgatcttacaaaggcctttgacactgtcgaccgtgagggcttatggagcatcctcctccgttttgggtgcccccaaaagtttgtcaacatccttcgcctgctccacgacaacatgcaggccttgatccttacaagcggatccgttacagacccattccacacccGAACCGGGGTCGAAcacggctgcatcatcgctccaaccctcttaatctttcttgctgccatgctccacctcactgtcaacaagctccccactggagtggaactaaactgctgaaccagtgggaagctgcttaacctacgccatctccagaccaggtccaagaccactcaaacctctgtcgttgaaccgcagtacgcggacgacgcctgcgtctgcgcacaggttgaggctgaactccaggatacagtcgatgtattcaccgaggcatatgaaagcataggccttatgcttaacatccgtaaggcaaaggtactccactagcctgtcctcactgcacagcactgccccccagtcatcaagattcacggcgcagacctcgacaacgtggaccacttcccatacctcgggaacctcttgtcaacaaaggcagacattgatgcggagattcaacatcgcctccagtgtgccagtgcagccttcagccgcctgaggaaaagtgttcgaagaccaggccctcaaacctaccaccaagctcatggtctacagggctgtagtaacacctgtATGGATTAGAGGCATGgatgacttacagaagacacatcaagtcgctagagatatatcaccaatgatgtctctgcaagatcctgcaaatcccctgggaggacagacgcacctctatcagtgtccttgcccaggctaacatactcagcattgaagcactaactacactcgatcagcttagctgggcaggccacctagtacaatgccagacatgagacttcctaagcaacagctctatgcggagctccttcatggcaaacgagccaaaggtgggcagcagaaacattgcaaggacaccgtcaaagcctccctggcaaagtgcgacatcaccactgacacctgggagaccctggcacaagaccgccctaggtggagaaagtgcatccgggaggccgttgAGCTTTTCGAatcagaggtcaggcgcaggcaacggaaggagcgtgtggtaaatcagtccca
Above is a window of Pristiophorus japonicus isolate sPriJap1 chromosome 16, sPriJap1.hap1, whole genome shotgun sequence DNA encoding:
- the sbds gene encoding ribosome maturation protein SBDS; this encodes MWTTSHTLGANYQQGLTSMTKSNNTFSRLMNRVFEDQDLKPGSKLMTYRAKRKDLCGLILYVLVNIALFFNILLCVFSEKDLDEVLQTHTVFTNVSKGQVAKKEDCVAAFQTDELTEICKQILAKGELQVSDKERHAQLEQMFRDIATIVVEKCVNPETKRPYTVNLIERAMKDIHYSVKANKSTKQQALEVIRLLKESMQIERAHMRLRLRLPVKDGKRLKEKLKPLIKMMESEEFAEDLDIVCLIDPGCFREIDELIRRETKGKASLEVLSLKEVEEGDEKFE